The Actinomycetota bacterium genomic sequence GCAGCTGGTGATCGACGGGCAGGATGTTACCGCGAACGCGTCGGTGACGGCCGGCTCGGTTTCCTACCAGGGGCCTTCGATGAACGACGGAGAGCACAACGCCACGGTCACCGTGACTGATAACTCCGGGAACACAGCCACCGCCTCCTGGCGGTTCGGAACGTCGCAGCCCGCACTGGGGCTCCAGTCCCAGGGTCCTTACTGGGGAAGCTACAGCGACTACCTGGATCAGACCCTGACGGTCCCTTATCAGCTGGCAAACAACTCTGCCGACACAGCCGTGGCCAAGGTCGAGATACTGGCGGCTTCGGCCTCTTCCGGAGTGATTGCCGCCAGCGCCTTGCCGCTAAGCCTGGGAGAGATCCAGCCGGCTTCAAAGTCTGGCTTCGCGCTGAAGTTCCTGATTCCGGGAGGGCTGCGGAGCTTTAAGACCGAGATCTACACCAGCGGGGTAGACCCCTGCGGCGACGTTCATTACATTCCCGGCCCCCCTCCGCAATAGCAGGAACCAGACCCCGGAAGGATGAACCTGGCTCCCGGAATGACTAGCTCCCGGGACGATTCCAGCCGGTGTGCATGAAATAGAACCTGATCGTCCCCCGCAGGAAATAAACCAGCCGGCGCCGGCCCCTTCCCGCAAGCGAGCCCTTGCCTTGCCGAGCGCCAGCGGTGGCGGCGCCCGGGGGCAATTCGGGTCCGTCCGTCATCTGTTCCAGCCGGCCCAGCAGCCGCGACGCCATCCTGCTGTCCATGCGGGAGAAATCCCTGAAACTACCGGAACGGTTCAGTCCTGCCACCTTGCCGACTATCTGCTTTAAGTCAATCGGCTCGTCGGCGGTTGCGGCGTTGTCGCCCTTGGTAACGTAAGCATCCGCGCCATGCGAGCTGTCGATACGGATCAAACGGTGGACTTTGACGGCTCCGTCCGGGGTATGGGTAAAGAGGATGTCACCCCTTGAGGGACCGCCGGGGCCGGCGGCGACGATCAGCAGCTCGTCTCGCTCACGAATGAGGGGCATCATGCTCCGTCCCCGCGCCTGGAAACGGAAGATGCCGCCTCTGGCGATCACATCCCGCGCCAGCCCCGCCAGATCCTCGAGGGGAAGGGAAGGCTCAGCAGGTCCGCGGCGATGAGCCGCGGGCGAGGATTCAGAATCCGAGTTGCTTCCTGACATATTCTACCGCCGATCTGTCAGGCGTGAAGCTTAGTTGATAAGCGGGCACGTTCTGCGCTATCTCCACGGTAAAGCCTGCCGTGAACTGCATGCCCTCCTTATGCCAGAAAGTGGGAAAGGAACGGGCCAGAAGCTGGGAGGCCGCCTGTCCTGCTCCCAGCGGCGCGGCGCTGTTCGCGGGCGCGTGGTTGATGAAGTATATCGCCTCGAGCTTGACGCCCGAGGGATCGGCCAGGCCCGCGTCTCCATGCCAGGGAGTCCCGTGAATCCAGTATCCGTCGGTCTTCCTGGTGATGATGATGCGGTCGTCACTGAGCACGAGCACGCCCTCTTCTTCATCCCAAAGCCTCGAGATCGTGCTCTTGCCGGATCCCGACACTCCCAGGAAGAGAACCCCGCGGCCGGAATCGCTGATGCCGCTGGCGTGAACCTCGACCCCATGCCCGAACGCGAGCCGGTTGACGGCGACTACTTCATCAAGAGGATAGTTCATGGGAAAATAATCGGCCCAGCCATCGATCACCGACTGTTCGGTAAAGGTCTCCGCCCGCGTAAAATCGCGATCGAGCATGACCACCTGGTAGGGCTCTTCCTTCCCGGGGGAATTGTGGAGCGAGAGGACCATGTCTTCGCCCCTGCTCCAAAGGCGCCAGGGTCCGTTAGAGTCGAAGATTAGCTCTCCGCGCCAGTCCGGAATCATGCCGGAGTGAGCGTTGACGGAGATGTCGGGCCTGCCGTCGGCGACCTGGAAGGAACGGTAGGAACTGGGAATGACGAACCCGTCCGACCCGTCGGCGACGGTCAACTCGAAGATCAGACCCGCTATTAAAAACTTTACATGTCTCACGCCGGACCTTCCGTCGGAAGATTAGCCTGTTTAATATCGCTTGCTTTGATTCCAGATGAGTTTATCAGAGGAATAAACGCGGTCCGAAAAATCGTCAGGGGAGCCGGCAAAAAACCTGCCGGCTCCCCTGCGAAATATTTTCCACCCTAAACCAGAATTGCGGATCAGCTGCCGACTGTGGAGCAGCTCATATGGAACTCACCGCTGCACCAGCCCGAAGGAGGGCCGGAAACCTGCGGAGCCACACACTTACAGGCCGAGAGCACCGCTTCCTCCGGAATGAGAGGCACCCTCTCGATCCGAGGCTCGACATACGCCTGTCTTGACATCAAATCACATCCCTTCCCCTAGTGAATTTCCTACCGCTATACTGGTCGAATTCAACGACCCTTGCTATCAAAGCACAGATTATCAAATATGCATCTGGTCAAGCTGGTCAAATATACTCCAAGTAAAATAATTTGTCAACATTTGACAAATTGCGGAATTTGTCCTCAATTGCCCGTAGTAGAGGCAAACCTGCCCATCTACGAGGGAACGCGGGCGGCGATGGCATTCAGCACGCCCGGCGTATTTCTGCAAAAAAAAGGAAGCCGGAGATGCTCCTACCGGCTTCCTGCATAAAATTACCTTGGTACCTGAGCGCTGTCTCAGCTTCCCACGGTGGAGCAGCTGATCTGAAACTCGCCGCTGCACCAGCCCTGCGGAGGTCCCGAGACCTGCGGGGCGACACACTTGCAGTTTGACAGCACTGCCTCTTCGGGAATCAAAGGCACTCTTTCGATCTTTGGCTCCACATAAGTCTGTCTT encodes the following:
- a CDS encoding S24/S26 family peptidase translates to MSGSNSDSESSPAAHRRGPAEPSLPLEDLAGLARDVIARGGIFRFQARGRSMMPLIRERDELLIVAAGPGGPSRGDILFTHTPDGAVKVHRLIRIDSSHGADAYVTKGDNAATADEPIDLKQIVGKVAGLNRSGSFRDFSRMDSRMASRLLGRLEQMTDGPELPPGAATAGARQGKGSLAGRGRRRLVYFLRGTIRFYFMHTGWNRPGS